The following nucleotide sequence is from Psychroserpens sp. Hel_I_66.
GCCTGAGTTTGGAATGATAAATTCTCCATGAACAGAACCGTAATCGTTGGTTTTTAAATTAAGTTCTTTTACGACTTCGCCATTAACATTTTTTAGAGTGACTTTTGCTGCTTGATTGGTGTACAATTCAGTTTTGTTATCGGTTGTTGTTGTAGCAATACCTTTGAAAAATAACGTTTGTCCTGGTCTATAAATACTTCTATCTGTGAATAGAAATGGCTTAAAATTGGTTTTATTGTCATTATTTCTACCATAATTATAGGCATAATAACCATTAAAATAACCAGTTTTGTTATCCTTACTCAAGGCAAGACTAAGATCCATATAGCGTTGATTATTTTTGTCTAGAATGATAAAACCTTGAGAGTCTGTCATGACTTTTTTTAGTTTTGAACCACTGTTATAATCGGTTTTATATCTCATTTCTACGGAAACATTAGACTGTGGAGATCCGTTAGTTCTATCAATAATTTGATAAATAATTTGAGTGTTTACAGATTTGTCAACTACAGCAAAGTCGGTCACCTGAAGCGTTTGAACAGCAAATGTCTTGCTATCATTCTTGGTTTTTGCAAGAATAATATAATGACCGTTTTCTAGTTTTGGTACAACAATTTCTGTAGAATGTGTTTGGTAATCCTTTTCATCTTTTAGCGTTGCAGTCCATTGAGTGGTAACGTCACGCTTGTTTATAAAATTTAGTTTTTCTTCTTCTCTGTAGATGTTTTCGAAGTTATTGATATCGGTTATTCCAACATTATAGATGCTGAAATCTAATTCTGTAAGGTTTTTATAACTGACTAAAAATTTAGAAAACTGGTTATTGGGTATGATGGTTTCCGAAGTTAAATTTATAGCATCATCGAGAATCTTACTTTTTAGACTTTTACATTTTTGAGCACCAACGCTATTTGGGTATTTTTGTATAACAGCATTACAGAGTTCTAATGCCTCCTTTATTTTCCAACGTACGTCTGGGTTGGATTTAGTATCATATTTATTCCCTTGCTGATTGTAGATACTGGCAATTTCAAAATCATATAATGCAGATACTTCGTGGGATTTCCATTTTTCACTTGAAGCCTTTAATGTTTCTAAAAGTAAGTTTTCCTTATGATCAAAAATGGCATATTGTGACACTAATTTTAATCTTGCAATATCAACATCTACCAACGCAAATGGTGTGTTGTCCTTTAAGTGGAATTTTATCAAATCCTGATAAATTTTCAACGCGTTTAAATCTAAAGATGTGGAATCTTTAGAGGTTAATGTCAACGAAGCAAACTCTTTTGCTGGTGAAATTAATTGCGAATCATCAATTTCAAATTTATAAGCTGGTTTTGTGATGCTACTTTCTTGAGTGGTGTAAAACGAAAGTGCATTATGGCTCAACAAATCAAAAAGAGTTGGTCTAAACGTTTGAGATCCCTTTTGTTCGGTTATAATTGCATTATAATCTTCAATAGAGGTTTGTTGGAGTAAGAGTCCGTTTTTTAAGGAATTTTGATAATGTAAGTGAATTTCATCAAAAAGCGTTTGTAGATCCCATGTTCTAAAATCCTCGGTATCTACTTTTTGTGATGTATTGGTGCGATTGTAAAACTGATAACGATGCTGCTGAAAATACTGCCAATACAAGGTAGCGAGCATATTCTCTAATACATTTTTTACTGGAGTTTGAGCATTGGAAATTTCAGTTTTAAAATTATTGATGATGCTTAGCTGCGCATCTTCCTCCAGTGTTAAGGCATACTTGCTTTTGTAGATCAACGCCTTTATTTGCTGTGGTGCATTGGCTTCTTTTTTTGCTTTTACTGAAATTTGCTCAACCACCTCAAGAGCAGATTTTGGCAATCCGTCACTTTCTTGGTTTTCAACTTTTTCCCAAAGTGCATCGAAATTAGGCGTTTGGGCATTTGAGAAATTAGCAAAGAAAATAAGCATGAGTAGCGTTATAAATGGTTTCATAAATTCATATTTTTAGGAAAATTAATCCTTTATCCTTCCGAAGAAAACAACAAATGAGTAATCGTTTCGTTTGGTTGAGTGAAGTTAATAATTTTAGGAGTAAAGTCTTTATCTTTGCGTATTGAAATCAAAAATAATACCAATTTTAATGCGTAACCTCTTTTGGTATCCTTTTTGCGTAAGTAGTTATATGAAGCATTTTATATTTTTTCTTTTAGTTCCCTTTTTGGCTTTTAGCCAAGCATCTTTAAATGATGCCAAAAAGCATATTGATAAAAAAGAGTTTAAAAAGGCAGAATTATTACTTTCAGAATACGTTAAAACCAATCAAGACGACATTGAGGCCATTGAACTTTTTGGCGACGCTTATGGTCATCAAAAAAAATGGGATGAGGCTATTGTTCAATATAAAAAATTGGTAGAAGCCAAACCAAGAAATGCCAATTTTCATTATAAGTATGGTGGAGCTCTTGGTATGAAAGCATTGAGCATCAATAAATTAAAGGCTCTTGGTATTATTGGAGATGTCAAGGATGCCTTTTTAAAAGCTGCCGAATTAGACCCAAAACACATCGATGCACGTTGGGCTTTGGTAGAATTGTATATGCAATTACCTGGTATTGTTGGAGGTAGTAAGAGTAAATCTTTTAAATATGCGAATGAGTTGGAAGCCCTTTCTAAAGTAGATGGCTATCTCGCTAAAGGTTATATTTACGAGTATGATGACGAACCAGAGTTAGCCGAGAAATTTTACAAACTCGCGATTGAAGTTGGTGGCTCTTTAAATTGCTACGATAAACTTACCGATTTATATGAAAAGGAAAAACAACCAGCTAAAGCCATTGGTAATTTGGAGGCATCTGCCGAAAAGCATGAGCGTAATGCTATGCATTATCAAATAGGCAAGGTTTGTGCAGAGTATAATATCGAGCTTGAAAAAGGCGAAAAGTGCTTGCTCATCTATATCGAAAATTATACAGCAAAAGATGGTGTCCCAAAAGCTTGGGCATATTATAGGTTGGCTCAAATTTATAAATTTAAAAAAGAAAAAGAAGACGCTCTAAAATGGATCAATAAAGCGATTGCAGATTTGCCAAAAATTGAGGTTTTTAAAGAAGAGAAGTCCGCTATACAGAGCTTATAGTTTTATTCTTTTGTCTTATTTTTTCTTCGGAAATTTTAAATTAGCAGAAAATCTTTCTCTACAGATTTGGATTTTGGGTTTTCTAACAAGATATTTGTTTTATGAACGTACATTTTATAGCTATTGGCGGAAGCGCTATGCACAACCTCGCTTTGGCACTTCACAATAAAGGATCTCACGTCACTGGAAGTGACGACACTATTTTTGAACCGTCAAAATCGAGATTGGATGCCAAAGGTTTATTGCCAGAAGCATTTGGTTGGTTTCCAGAAAAAATTACATCAAATTTAGATGCCATTGTTTTGGGAATGCATGCCAAAGCTGATAATCCTGAGCTACTAAAGGCACAAGAACTCAATCTTAAAATCTATAGCTATCCAGAATTTCTTTATGAACAATCCAAACATAAAACACGTGTAGTCATTGGCGGAAGTCATGGTAAAACGACAATCACCTCTATGATTTTGCACGTGATGCATTATCATGATCGTGATGTAGATTATATGGTTGGAGCCCAATTGGAAGGCTTTGATGTGATGGTTAAACTTTCCGAAGAAAATGATTTTATAGTGCTGGAAGGTGATGAATATTTGAGTTCTCCCATTGATAGACGACCAAAATTCCATTTGTACAAACCTAATATCGCACTTTTGAGTGGGATTGCTTGGGACCATATTAATGTATTCCCGACGTATGAGAATTACGTGCAGCAATTTTCGATTTTTGTCGATAGTATCGTGGTTGGCGGTAGTATAAATTACAATGAAGAAGATGCTGAAGTCATGCGCGTTGTGGAAGCTAGTGCTAATGCGATAAGAAAAATTGCGTATCAAACTCCGGAATATCGAGTTGAAAACGGACAAACTTTACTCGCAACACCAGAAGGTGATTTACCTATTGAAATCTTCGGAAAACATAACCTCAATAATCTAGCTGGCGCCAAATGGATTTGTCAGCATATGGGAATTGACGAAGATGATTTTTACGAAGCAATCTCAACATTTAAAGGTGCCAGCAAACGTTTGGAGAAAATCGCGGAAACCAAAAAAAGTGTGGCCTATAAAGATTTTGCACATTCACCAAGTAAGGTTGAAGCCACTACAAAAGCAGTAAAAGAACAGTACGAGAATAGAACTTTGGTTGCGTGTTTGGAATTACATACTTACAGTAGTTTAAATGCGGAATTTTTGAAAGAATATAAAGGTGCTTTGGATGCAGCAGATGTGGCAGTTGTTTTTTATTCGCCTCACGCAGTAGAGATCAAAAAACTGGAAGAGGTCACGCACGACCAAATTGCTAATGCCTTTGAGCGTGATGATTTGATAATTTACACCAATCCTGAGGATTTTAGATCCTTTTTATTTTCTCAAGATTTTGAGAATAAAGCTTTGTTATTGATGAGTAGCGGTAATTATGGTGGTTTGGATTTTGATGAGGTGACTGACTTCCTGCGGAAGCAGGAATCTTAGGTTTTTAAAAGACTATAATTTAAGTATAGTCACTTGGTTTTTATGTATTGTTAGTGGAAAACTCAAATAATGGTAAATTTGAGTGTTATTGTAACATTTACTTAGTTACATATACTTATTATCACAAGCAATCTTTAATGAAATTCAATCGATTATTTTATGATGACCACTTAAGTCTTAGAAACTTATCTAAGAAAAAAGTAATACTTTCTATTTTCATCGGTCTATTATCTGCTTTAGTTATTTATAGTTTTTCTTATGTCTTAAGAGAAACGATGAGAGTGATGTCGTTTGAGTTAGCTTTATATCCAAATATCATTAATGAAGCTGATAGAGGGTTTTATAATCTTTTTTTTGCTGGATTATCAATTATCCTCGGTAATTCAATTGCTGTCAGTTTTTTGTTTAGCCAACCTCAAGATTTGATGTCTAGCAGAAGTCCAAAGCGAAAACGAATTCTCAATGAACAAATCTTTCTTAATTTTAATTTTGCTTATTGGTTTGGTAAATTGGGATTGTTATTTGGAGCTTTCTCTATGTGTTGTATGAGTTTTCCTTTTTCATCAATTCCAAAATACGTCGCTCTTCTCCTAGTTATTGTATTATATCTTGAATCATTTAAAACCTTAGGTCGAGTCTTAAAAAAGAAAAAATGGAAGTTTATTTTAATCCACACTTTACTGCTTTTTTTACTTTCGTTTGGTATAAGTAAAATTGATGTTATAACCTATAAAGCAATTGATGAAATCGCTTTAGAGGCAAATCCAATTGTTGATTTACCTAATTCTTTCTTTTATCAAGAAAGGCATGAAAGATATTATCCAACCGTGACATTTAAAGTACTTCAAAATGATCAAAACAAAATAATTATAAGAAATGAATTGAATGAGGAGATTCAAATTAATAATATTCATTCAGAGATTAATAGAGTTCGTAATTCTTTTTACAGAGAGGAATTAATAGATTTTCTAGAAGTTAAAGTTTCAGTTGATAAGAATATAGAGCTTTATTATATTAAACAAATTGAAGCACAATTTTATACAAGCGGTCAATATAGTATAACTTATAATGTCTATAATGAAGATGATTCGACCCGAAATTTTAAACTAAATGGTTTTAGTAAAAAAATAACTCCTGATGTTATTCAATTTAGACCTAAAGATAAATCCTTTGATCCACCATTAGTTCCAGCGATACAATATTACGCATCATTTAAAGATACCTTAAATGTATATGTAGAAAAGGTAATAATGATTGATGATATGATTGTACCTAAAGAGTTCTTAATTAAAAAATTTAAAAACCAATTTGGTCAAGATAGAGCTGTGAATTTTATCATTTCTAATGAAACAAGTTATCAGGATTATATAATAACTTTATCTGCTTATTTCAAAGCAATTCATGAGCTACGTGAAAAAGAACAAACAGTTTTTGATGAGTATAGGAGTAGTAAAGCATATTATGATGAACAAAAAAAATTAAGAGATAAATATCCAATAAGGACTATTGAAAGTTATAATAAGTGATAATTTTATTTGGTTATATATTAACTCTAATATTCCCTCGTTATCCATTCAAATAAAAATCTATATACATTTGGATTTACAAAGTTCAACTAGTTCTTTAAAGATTTCTTTCAAACGCTATGAAAATTTAACATTGAGAAGCTAGACAAAAAAATGACCTTTTATAAGGTCATTTAGGAACCAATACATATCTGATTAACTCCAATTTAAATTATTTAAATCTATTACATAACGTTAAGATGTTTAACCTTAAGCTTGAAACGAGAATAATTACACAAAATGTATAAAGATAATTTTGAAACTAGAAGTCAGTAATCAGCCTGTAAAATCGGTTTTTTTAAAGATTAAATCTCAATCTTTGGTTTATTAAGATTTTCATTATCGTAATAGAACCGTTCATGTGTGATTTGATCACCACTCCATTGTTGAACAGCAACTTGACGTAATTTTTCTCTATTGCCAGCATTAAAGGTAACATCCATGGTGCTCTCTACAAATGAGGTCGAATCATTTTCGTTTGCTCCAATATGATGTACTTCCAATCCATGAAATTCTTTAACATGTTCTAAAAATTTTTCTTCATATTTTCTACAATCGGCTTTACCTTTTCTAGTCCCAGTTGGTTCTGTCATAACAACATTTTCGGCGTAATACTGATCGAACGCATCTAATAGTTTTCCTTGTCCTAATTGGTCGTAAATATCTTTTGCTTTTTCTTTATAAGTCATAATATGTTTGTTTTAAACTAAAGTTACAGTTTAATAAAGACACATCAAATTTCTTTTTGAAGTTTAACGTCGCCTTAACGTATACCTTTTTCAATAAAAGAAATTACTTTAGAGCCTTTTTAGGTATTAGTGGGAACAAAATTGAAACCTTTGGTTTTAAATGTAGAGGAGAATGTTAATCTATTTAATATGTGAGTAATAAAATGTAATGTGCATTTTTCATGAAGCCACTAATTTTTTTTATCTACGGAAAAAATCAAGTGCTCATAAAACTTTATTGTTGATGAATAGTGGGAATTATGGTATTTTAAATTTCAGCTATTCATAATATTTTGCATATGCATCAGCTACATCTTTTACGTTAGACTTTTTAAACTCTTTATCTTCTATTCTTTTTACAAATTCAGGGTTATCATCAAAATAGATTGCCATTGCCTTTCTCACCATGCCATTTGTAAACCCTTTCCCGCTAACAATAGATGCATCATCCTCATTGGGTCTTTTTAAAAGAAAATAAATAGTAGACCAAAACGAGTTTCCATCTGTTATGGATGTCATTACTCCTTTTTTGTTTAGCTTATATCTTTGAGCAAGAGAATATTCCTTTAATGAGGGATTGGCATGAATAAGAAGCATCCAGTGTTTGTTCTTTTTGGTTGTTTTGTATTCTTTTCCAAAAGATTTATATAAATGGACTGCATAGTTGTTTTCGAATAAAAATTGAGATCCGGTTTTTGAAGTATACAATATTTGAGACACATCGTCGTGGCTCAATTTCTGTATTTCACCTTTGCTATTCGATTTAAATTCAATATTTCCATCCAACAATTTGTTAGAGGGTAATTTTGCAATACTTTCTTTTATTTGACCATCGTTCATCAAAATTTTAGCTTCAAAATACTGTGCGTAAGTTTGAAATGAGCATAAGACTAAAAGTAATAGTAGTTTTTTCATAATTAGGTGTTCAGGGGTTTTAAGTATTAAAAATGTTTACCAATTGTTTTATTAATTTATACTGAAATTAGATCAAATGATATAAACGAATTTCGACTATTTTTTTGAGAAAGTCAAGTTTCGTTAAATCATCTCAAGTATTTAAATCTCTTGGCAATAAAACTATTTTTGGTGCGTTATTCCTTCAATCAACCAAACCAACACATAGTATTCTACACAATTACGTTTATTAATCAATTTTAAATCAATTAATTATTATGAGACGTATTCTTATCACAGTTTGCTTTTTTACCTTTTTATATTCCTGTTCAAATGATGATGCTGTTTCAGCAGAAACTCAAAACTCCAATTTTTATGCCTTAACCGTTGGTAATTCTTGGGTGTATAAAAATTACAGATATGATATTGACACAGAAATTTATGAAGATACAGGAGTAGTGGATGCTGTTAGTATTTTAGGAAC
It contains:
- a CDS encoding UDP-N-acetylmuramate--L-alanine ligase: MNVHFIAIGGSAMHNLALALHNKGSHVTGSDDTIFEPSKSRLDAKGLLPEAFGWFPEKITSNLDAIVLGMHAKADNPELLKAQELNLKIYSYPEFLYEQSKHKTRVVIGGSHGKTTITSMILHVMHYHDRDVDYMVGAQLEGFDVMVKLSEENDFIVLEGDEYLSSPIDRRPKFHLYKPNIALLSGIAWDHINVFPTYENYVQQFSIFVDSIVVGGSINYNEEDAEVMRVVEASANAIRKIAYQTPEYRVENGQTLLATPEGDLPIEIFGKHNLNNLAGAKWICQHMGIDEDDFYEAISTFKGASKRLEKIAETKKSVAYKDFAHSPSKVEATTKAVKEQYENRTLVACLELHTYSSLNAEFLKEYKGALDAADVAVVFYSPHAVEIKKLEEVTHDQIANAFERDDLIIYTNPEDFRSFLFSQDFENKALLLMSSGNYGGLDFDEVTDFLRKQES
- a CDS encoding nuclear transport factor 2 family protein yields the protein MTYKEKAKDIYDQLGQGKLLDAFDQYYAENVVMTEPTGTRKGKADCRKYEEKFLEHVKEFHGLEVHHIGANENDSTSFVESTMDVTFNAGNREKLRQVAVQQWSGDQITHERFYYDNENLNKPKIEI
- a CDS encoding tetratricopeptide repeat protein, yielding MKHFIFFLLVPFLAFSQASLNDAKKHIDKKEFKKAELLLSEYVKTNQDDIEAIELFGDAYGHQKKWDEAIVQYKKLVEAKPRNANFHYKYGGALGMKALSINKLKALGIIGDVKDAFLKAAELDPKHIDARWALVELYMQLPGIVGGSKSKSFKYANELEALSKVDGYLAKGYIYEYDDEPELAEKFYKLAIEVGGSLNCYDKLTDLYEKEKQPAKAIGNLEASAEKHERNAMHYQIGKVCAEYNIELEKGEKCLLIYIENYTAKDGVPKAWAYYRLAQIYKFKKEKEDALKWINKAIADLPKIEVFKEEKSAIQSL